The sequence below is a genomic window from Silene latifolia isolate original U9 population chromosome 7, ASM4854445v1, whole genome shotgun sequence.
AGCTCTGAATCATATCTAAAACTACAGTCGAAGAGGCAactagaggatgatgatccccaaacaaaggaggcaaagaaggaggcagggcgacaggatgcttctcacgcaaggccacaagagtggcatcggagtagggggcgaccccagaggaataAAGCACCCGgacagcagcagtatagtggccatcacaaatcttccgctcactcaaatccagatcctcgtCCACAGtaaatgaagaaggaccctcatcgaagcactcctgtaacaactgcaaccccccccccccttcccccccaggtaccccccaagcaaggatagccctggcaatactctcctcctgatgctgacgccgaatagtagtccgacactcatgattactctgAGGAGCGAAAGTCTTAAGCAAACAAAGTGGCagaacaagcaaacgaacccagcgggagagatcactagggaaatcagccacatcatccatggcccctttcaaagcccgagcaaacccaagacggcacttaggaggaatagatctCACGGTACGAAGGCTTAACGACAATAAACGATCAagggaagatatagaccactgaatcAGCTCAACACTATCaccagaagaaaccgaagtagaaggagccaaaggtctcgaaataccataaatatgaaagGTGTAGAGGCCATCTACACAATCCGGATgcatcacaatatcaccccgactatgccgacatctagctagaatagtacgggttttaaaacacaccccacacaaccagagccccatccgtctcaaagaactctcggcattggaataaacagtcaaactatcagtaagagtctgacgcgtaaggtccaacgcaccatcatgacaatgtcggtcctataaatgtttctgccatgcagccttagtaaggtccttaccaaaaccatcccgacacccacGACGgcccgaaaaaggacaatggtaccgcacaagctcAGGCATTAAGGACAACAAAAAACCTAACACCCTACCtgcaaaagaaaataaaataccGATATAGCCACCAAGCAACCACCCGAACGCAAACCACCACACAGGCAACCGTACAAGCAGCTAGAGGCTCTAAGAAGACAAGGCAGCCGGTAAAAAGGCTAAACAATGGCCTAGAAGACAGCCCCACTGACCACCAACAGACCACCCACTCCGGTGGTGGTCGACGAACAATGCAGCACACGAACCCCACGACCACAATAATCTGCAACacccaccacaaccacaacctaCACGAATACGGGCAGGAGCAAACGGCAATGGCCAGACAGCGGTGGCAGGAGACACTAGACCACGGTTGCCAAAAAACCAGCAGCAAAAGGACGATGAAGTAAAGAAAAAGTTAACAAAAGAAAACCCTACTGCGAAAACAAAGAGAAACTCACCGTAGACACAAGAGCAGCGCCGTCAGCCACCACAACAATGACCGGCGACTGGAGGTCTGATAGCCATTGGGTGGTGGCGCTGAAGAAAACCAACCGCAGGTAGGCGGCTAGAATCCCAGAACCGACAGCCGCACTCGTAAACACCAAACTCCCTCAAACACGACAACCGTAGAAAACCACCAACACAAACCACCCCTGACCagcgacgtgaggtctaaaggTCGTTGTGAAGTGTTGGTTGGCAGTCGTCAACAACAGGGGCGACGGAAATGCTAGCGAAGTCTGATGAAAAACTGCCCTAACTCCACGATTCCAACACCGCACAAACACTTAACAACACATCACCGGCAACCCCACTACCGACGGCGTGACTAGCGTGAGGGTGGAGAGGTTGATGGCAGTAGGCGCCTAACGGTGGTGGCAGAAGTGACGGCTAGGGCAGCAGCATCGATCAGAAAAACGCACGTTTTCAAAAATCGCttattatctttattattattattatcattattattatctttattattattattattattattattattatctttattatcatttttttttgcaagaagatATACCTCATTTTATTAGAAAGAGGATAAAAACTTACAAAGGCTAACCACTAATAGGCTAAGAGCCTTAAGCGAGATGAGCAACCAGACAACTAGGAAGAGAATTACAACCTAACAAACGATGTTTAACAGTAAACTGAATCTGACTGAGAAGAGCTGTAGAAGAGCTCTCATGCCCAGTGAAAATTCTTTGGTTTCTCTCCTGCCATAAGTAGTAGATAACAGCAGCAAGACAAGCTTTTCTCCACATATTCTTCCAATGTCTCTGACCATTGGTTTGAGCCATCCATCGAAGCTCAGTCCAGAGACTAACAGAACGACTGCTAAGATGCATCCACTGAAGCAAAGCATTCCAGACATCCTAAGAGAATGTACAGCTGAAAAAGAGATGTTCATGACTTTCAGCAGCAGCTTGACAAAGGACACATCTGTTAATCGGAATCAGCCCCCTACTTATAAGAAGATCAACCGTGGGCAAATGTTTAAAAGCAGCTAAGATGGCACAGGTTCTGTGCTTAGGAACAATGGCATTCCCCTGTAGAGCTTTAAACCAGTAGACAGTCTCCCCCTTTTCTCTAAACCAATGGTAAGCCGTGCTAACCTGAAATTTACCATGCCTGACCCAGCTGTTCAGTATCTGAGTAGCAACCACAATAGAGCCAGTTCTAGCAACAATCTCTTCTTTAACAGCCAGAATACTACAAAGACTCTCATAATAACGATCTTTGACACTAAGAGTCCAAATATACCCAGTGGAAAGAATATAGGCTCTATTCCATTGTGCCCAGATTCCAGAAGTGTCATTCTCCAGAAGCCAGAGCCATTTAGCAAGTAGTGCTTTATTCCAGGATAGAATTTCCTTGACACCAAGACCACCCTCCTGAGCTGGTCTACAAACAGCCGCCCAAGAGTGGAAGACTTGCTTCCTGCAGCCCTTATCAACATGCCAGAAAAAGTCTTTACAGATCTTAATAATACGTTTCAAAATGGCCTTGGGAAGTAGAGCACTAGCACACCAAAAATTAGTAATGCAAATATTACAGAATTAATGATCCGAACCCTCCCATCATAGGAAAGAAAACTATTAGACCAGTGGAGGAAGGAATTCTGAATTTTAGTGAGAAGGGTACCATAAACCTCAGCAGAATTTCTACAAGAGTTGAGGGGGATACCTAAGTATTGAAAGGGAAGCTTACTTCAGTAAACCCAATATGCTGAAGAATAAGGGCTTTGACTGCAGGAGAAACCCCACCAAAGTAAATCTCAGTTTTACTAATATTAGCTCTTAATCCTGACCATTTAGCAAAAAGGTTCAACAGATGAACAGCTCCTTGAACATAAGGTATATCACCTCTTACGAAAAGCATAAGATCATTTGCAAAAATCAGGTAAGTAAGTTTAAGTTTAGAGCATTTAGGATGCAGGGAGACCTGAGTTTAGAGAGTTAATTTCCTGAGATAACGTGATAAAATCTCCATACTTAGGACAAAAATATAGGGAAGAGTGGGTCCCCTTGCCTGACACCACTCTTCCCTTTGAAGAAGCCATGAACTGCTCCATTGACTTTGATGGAAAACCAGGAGCTTGAGATACAACCCATGATCCAGTTAATGAAGATAGGAGGGAACTTCAAAGCTTCAAGCATACTCCTAACAAAATCCCATTGAAGAGAATCAAAGGCTTTCTGAATATCAACCTTGATCAAACTCCTAGGGGTAATATATTTCCTTGTATAGTTTCTTACTAAAGATTGAGAGAGCATAATGTTTTCAAATATACTTCTACCCTGAATAAAAGTAGCCTGCTCAGGGCCAATGAGACAAGGGAGAGTATCTTTGAGTCTGTTGGCAATGACCTTACTCACAGTTTTGTATATGGTAGTACAACATGAGATAAGTCTAAAATCAAGGACAGACTGACTAACTTTCTTTTTAGGGATAAGGGTAATGAGAGTGGAGTTAGCTTGCTTACACATCTTGCCAGTCCTGAAAAATTCCTAAGCAGCAGTGCaaaaatcattcccaatgatcctAAAAGTCCTTAAAGAAAGCAGAAGAGAACCCATCAGGCCCAGGACTTCTACCAGACCCAATACTAAATAAGGCATCCTTAATCTCAGAAGTAGTAACAGGCTTGGTCAGGGCAGCATAATCAGTATTAGGAACACAAGGACCTTGTTGGATAAACTCAACATCTAAGGGATTGACAGCAGTACTGGCACCCAGAAGATTAGTGTAGTAATCCACAAAGCCATCAGCAACATCAGCCAAGCCAATCCTTTCCTTACCATCTTTGTCAAGAATCCTACCAATAATCTGCTGCTGCTTCCTTTCATGAATTTTGGCAAAGAAGAATTTAGAAGAGCAATCCCCATGCTTAATGTTTTCTATCTTAACTTTTTGCTTGAGCATACGCATTTCAGCAGCTTTAAAGCTACTATACTCAGCCAAAAGCCTCCTTTCCAGATCAATCAGAGTCTGAGATAAAGGAGAAGCTTGGAGCTCCTGCTGACAGTCTATGAGAGAAGATCTTGCAAGAGAGACTCTATCAGGGAGGGAACTGAAGTGGTCCTTATGAAGCTTGAGCAGACCATGCTTAACATTCTTGAGCTTGCTAAATACTCTAAACATTACAGAGCCATTTACATAAGTCTGTCAGGCCTGAGATATAATGCCCTTGTACAAAGAATGACCAATCCAGCAGTTCAGAAAACTAAACCTGGATCTAACATGGGGATCATCAAAAACACTGACCATAACAGGAGAGTGGTCTGAGACACCAGCAGGAAGAAAGGTAACATGAGTGGTAGGAAAATTAGAGAGCCAGGAAGAATTAGCAACAGCCCTATCTAACATAGACCAAACCCTACTAGTACTATCATCCTGCTTGTTAGTCCAGGTAAATTCACAACCTGAACCATTAATATCATCCAGCTGGCCGTTCAGGATGCATTCATTGAAGTCCAACATATCAGCTAAATCAGGGGGAGATGAGCTAACCCTTTCAGAGACATCCCTTACCACATTGAAATAACCCAGAACTAGCCAGTCAGTAACAGTGTTCTTTATAGAAGAAAGAGCAGACCAAAGATCCAGTCTGATTTGGGGATCATTATTCCCATAGACTAGAGTCAAATGGAATTGGTGAGAGGTGGCATGGTGAACTATACTACAATGAATTAATTGATCATGCACAATAAAGGTAGTAACAGCAATAGTGACAGGATTCCAAATAAGCCAAATCATGCCATTATAGTGACTAGAGTAGTTACAAACCACATGGTAGTTACTGAACCTATTCTTGATAATTTTGTTAGCTTTATTCTCATTTATTCTAGTCTCAAGAACCccaagaatatcaagtttattaGCCCACAGGAAGTCACTAAGTTCCTGCTTCTTGAGAGGGTCATTACACCCTCTAATGTTCTAAGAGCAGATCCTCATGACATGTTTTATCAGGGGGAGCTTTATCCACTGGTGCAGGAGTAATAAGATCACTAGATTGAAGAAGGTCAAACTTATTAGGAGTAACCCAGGTTTGAGTATCAGAAGTAGGGGATGTAGGAGCCTCTGAATAGTCTCTCCTCTTGGCAATTTGAGACTCACTACTAATCACTCTAGCATCATCAGAAGGAGGGGTACTGTGGCCTAGCTCAAGGCATTCTGAGTGCATTTCAGCAGCCAAGGGAGAAGCTACCACCAACTGAATAGTGAGAGGAGCCTCCAACTCCTCAGCACTACCAGAGGCAGTAGGTTCATCAAGGCCAgctgaggtaccacctagctcAAGGCATTCTGAGCCATGTCCCTCCTCTTGCTGAGATACACTAGGTGCAGAAGTAGGCATATGCTTAGAAATAGGCTTGTAGACTTTCTTGGGGACAGCTGGGGCCTTAGGCTGGTGCCATTTGCAACTACCAAGCTGATGACCCAACTTCCCACAGCCAGAACAATGGAAGGGTAACCATTCATAAATGACCCTCTGAGAAGATTGCCCCTGATAAGGAGTATTCAGAACAATATGGTCAAGCAGAGTGGTTGAAACATCAGCTTCAACCATAATCCTAGCAAAGGAAAGTTTAGCCTTACAGGTGGTATCGAGATCAGCAAACAAAGGCTTCCCAATCTTACTAGCCATCTTACTAAGAACATTTTCAGACCATAGAAAAGGTTCCAAGTCAGGGAACATAACCCAAATACGAACAGTGGATACTCTATCCATTTCCATGGAAAAATTAGGGTACCATTGCTTAAGGATGAGGGAACTATTACCTAATTTCCAAGGACCTTCCTTTAATACGTTATTCATGTCCTCCAAACTAGTGAATCTGAAGCTAAACCACCCTTTCTTATAGTATTGGACAACAGGAGAAGCTATATGATGCCAACATTTCTGAGCAAACTCCTGAACTTGTTTCAATGTAGGCTTGGAACCTAAGAAGTTACTCAGCAAAGTAAACTGCCAGAACTCAAGTTCACTCTTGAAATCATCAAGCTCAACATCAATTTCCATGGAAAGCTTACTATGTTCATAAAAAAACAATGACATACCCAGTTGATTCCCTCCTTTTACAACATCATTCCATTGACTATTATCAGTCCCACTAATACCCTTAGTTACAGCAGATTTAACACCAGGATTGTCAAGGATAGCATCAGAGTTCTCAGAATTACCAGAAGTCACAGATTCAACAATGGGATTAGGCTCAGTAACCGAACGTTCAGACGCAATAACGCTACTAGTCTCATGGATCACAGTAGCAGTGACAGTAGGCACAACAGTCTCAGGATTAATGGAAGAATTATCAATAACAATGGCGGTATCAACAGAATTACAACTAGCAGAAGCAATTGGAACCACAACAACAGATTTACGAGCAGAAGATTGAACAACAGTAATTATGTAATCACTAAGGAGAATGGGGGAACGAGGATTGTTACCCTGGGCAGATGAATTATCAGAGGACAGAGAAGAATTCTCCAAGTTTTCGGTAGCAGAATGATCAGAAGAAGACGGGTGTTCCAATGGTGGTCTCCCCTTAGGAGGGCGACCCCTACCCCGAGCCATggcaacttattattattatcattatcattattattattattattatcatcattatctttattatcattattattagcattattattattattattattattattattattattattattattattattattattattattattattttcattattattattattattattatcattatctttattattattattattattattatttattttttttattttttttattttttttccagaAAATGCAAGGGATCTTTCATTAATAAATAGAAAAATGAGTACAGACCCACAAAACCAACAGCCTACAAAGACGACTTCCAAACAGCCACCTTAAAAGTAATAACCACAAAGCCTACTTAGCTAGATAATACATTCGAGTAGAGACAACATAACAAATTTTTTGACTTAAGGCCTGGGGATCAGTCCTCTTATCCTGGAAAATACGGTCATTGCGTTCCCTCCATATCAGGTAGATTGTGCAAGCTAACAGACAACGCCTCATAGCCTTCCCTATAGCAGCACCACGATTATACAGAGCAAACCATCGCAAAACCTGAGGCAAAGTATTAGGGGGATCAAAATGACCCATCCTTCTATAAGCAGCAACCCATACCCAAGAGGAGAAGGAACAAGCAAAGAACAAGTGAGCTGTAGTCTCCTCCTCTTTCTCACAGAGCACACACCTATTTGCAAAGCAGAAACCCCGATGTTGGAGGTTATCAATCGCATAGAGCTTATTCTGACAGGCCAAAATCACAATGACAGCATGCTTTGGCAACACTGCTCGGTCATGAATAGCCCTATACCAGCCAACATCATCCCCTTTAGGTCTGATCCTCTGATAAAGCAGACTCACCTGGAATTTTCCATGTCTAGTACACTCAGCCAGCACCTCCTCAGCAGTTTTGTTCACCCCAGCGAGTTGGACAAGCATATCTTTAATAGTGATGACagacttccaaaaccaagaatgAGATATGGTACTAGTTGCCTGCCATATAGTCTCCCCTTTGAGCACATAATGCTTGAACCAAGCTGACCAAAGACAGTCAAGTTTGTAAATAAGCTTCCAGACCCATCTTGTCATTTGGCACTTGTTCCAACTCATAATTTCCTTGATATCCATTCCCCCTTCCCTTCTAGGAAGACAAAAATCAATCCACTTCTTAAAAACCAATCTTCTTTTGCCCTCTTCAATGCCCCAGAAAAAATCTTTGCAGATCCTCTAAAGCTTCTTGACTATACCCTTAGGCAAAAGAATGCTAGCTCCCAAAAATTTTGGATTCCAAAAACCACAGAATTAATAAGAGTGACTTTCCCAGCATAGCTTAAAGTGTGATTAGCCcaatgcattattattattattattattattattattattattattattattattattattattattattattattattattattattattattattattattattattattattattattattattattattatcttttttattattttattattattattattattattattatttttttttttattgttgtttatgattattattaaagatagaattactagtattattattacCATATTACACGCCTATTACTCGACCCAACTCGTCTTCCCGACTTATccattattttataattattttccgTCTCATGACATATTCATTAATcgtaaatattatttataaaatataatatataaaatgcCCAATTATTATTTATGACACACATTTTCACCTTGATTAGCTACTAACCATGCCATTAAATTATCGAGTATTACAAGGGTAGTTTGAGAAAGAATCTTAATTGATTGGATCTATGTATAAATTTATAGCAAGAGTACTAAGTACCATAATCCATACACTTATAAAAGTTTGAAGTTGTATCACTGTAGCTATGAATAGTTGCCTCAAAATCTCAGCCTTTCATTCCTAACACATCTTATCCCTCAATTCTTCCCTACCTTTCTTCTACACCACTAACCTTCCTTTCTTCTACTAACACCACTAGAGGTGGCAATCaggtcagtcgggtcgggtttgggtcgggtcacgtcgggtcgggtcatatcgggtcagcataccctttcgggtcgagtcgggtcgggttcgggtcattatcgggtcgggtcattttgggtcaaatgatgtatcgggtcgggtcgggtcattatcgggtccggtaacttaatcgcattattataattttttaccattaaatttagtttttaacctattatttagtttaattaatccaTTACTAAGTCAAACCACTCAAACATATCAAtttaaacacaaaatcactttcattttgatcaaaattaagcttaataattgtcgggtcatcaatttaatcgggtcagtatcgggtcgggtcaatatcgggtcgggtctgggtcgggttcgggtcactgataatcgggtcgtgtcgggttacgggtcgtcatcgggtcgggtcgggtcggtttcgggtcacaatattttcgggttcgggtcgggtcgggtttgctcgggttcgggtcgggtcagacttgccagctctataCACCACTCACTCATCGTCTCACTCACTTTCTTTGAATAATTCACTCACCTTTCTTCTACACTACTCATTACACTGCTCACTCATTTTCTCTCCATAACTCACTCACCTTTCTTCTACACTACTCACTCATTTTCTCTTGATAACTCACTCACCTTTCTTTTACACTACTAACTCATCCTCTCACTGATCATCATCTAACTCATTATGTTTTACACCACTCACTCATCAGCTAACTCCTTGTCTTTCCCACCGTCTGGATCATCCGAGTTATATACTTTTAGTTGACCCTTAACTTAGAAATTATGATATTGATTATGATTGAACTGTATCTACGGTTTGATTTAAGTGGACCTATGATGGTGCTACAGAACTACATGGGAGACATGGATAAAACCACACAAGGAGCCTTCTCAATTTTACAAATACCAAAGCAGTCACGTATTACCACTTTCCCCATCAGATGCATCTTCAAGTCTAGCAATAGCGTCAATTAGTGCCTGTTTGTGCTCCTGCACAATACCAAGTTCAATCAGATGCATTCTCTGTATGATTTTGAAAAATATACGTGATGTGCAGGTTGTGTTTCATGTCTTTCTTCTAACATAATCTATTTAATTTGAAGACGCCGCATCTAAAACCCCATAGCACTCGGCTATTGTAAGGTAATTCAGTTTGTTTTACTCAATTTTAGGGGTTTTAGTTCGTTTAGTGCACGAGGTTATCTTCTAACCCTATCTAttttaatattaattaaattaattaattaatggcattgAGTTTTGACATGGTGTTTAAGGATTAGGTGTTGCCGTGTTGGAGACGCTGGATGCTGTGGTGGATGTTGGTGGAGTTTTTGAGCCGAGTCGAGACCTGTATGATCATCATCCGAAGGGGTTTAATGAGGTTTTTGTTCATGGATTTGATACTAAACTTAGCAGTGTTGTTCTTGTATATAAGGTGCTCGACGAAATGTCTCATTGAAATCGCTTTCTTTTTTCGCATGA
It includes:
- the LOC141590398 gene encoding uncharacterized protein LOC141590398, encoding MHLIELGIVQEHKQALIDAIARLEDASDGESAWFKHYVLKGETIWQATSTISHSWFWKSVITIKDMLVQLAGVNKTAEEVLAECTRHGKFQVSLLYQRIRPKGDDVGWYRAIHDRAVLPKHAVIVILACQNKLYAIDNLQHRGFCFANRCVLCEKEEETTAHLFFACSFSSWVWVAAYRRMGHFDPPNTLPQVLRWFALYNRGAAIGKAMRRCLLACTIYLIWRERNDRIFQDKRTDPQALSQKICYVVSTRMYYLAK